One genomic segment of Sminthopsis crassicaudata isolate SCR6 chromosome 2, ASM4859323v1, whole genome shotgun sequence includes these proteins:
- the NPM3 gene encoding nucleoplasmin-3, whose product MAAASASLAFQAQESRAQTGGSTGTWRLRGLGAVTMDSFFFGCELSGQARSYTFQVEEEDNTEHVLALSMLCLTEDAKEECNVVEVVARNHEDEEITVPLANLRLSCQPMLSLGDFPIQPPVTFHLKSGSGPVYVTGRHQIVSVEGSDLSEEEENEDRDPEPQPILPAKKRQGRL is encoded by the exons ATGGCCGCCGCTTCAGCCTCCTTAGCGTTCCAGGCACAGGAAAGCCGGGCCCAGACTGGGGGGTCCACGGGAACCTGGAGGCTTCGGGGCCTGGGCGCGGTCACCATGGACAGCTTCTTCTTCG GTTGTGAGCTGTCCGGGCAAGCTAGGTCCTACACCTTCCAGGTAGAGGAGGAGGACAACACGGAACATGTGCTGGCGCTGAGCATG CTATGCCTAACGGAAGACGCCAAGGAGGAGTGCAACGTGGTGGAGGTGGTGGCCCGCAACCACGAGGATGAGGAAATCACGGTGCCCTTGGCCAACCTCAGGCTGTCCTGTCAGCCCATG CTCAGCCTGGGCGACTTCCCCATCCAGCCTCCAGTGACCTTCCACCTGAAGTCCGGCTCCGGTCCTGTGTATGTCACCGGGAGGCACCAGATCG TGTCTGTGGAGGGCAGTGATCTCTcagaagaggaggagaatgaagaCAGAGACCCAGAACCTCAGCCTATTCTGCCTGCCAAGAAGCGACAGGGGAGGCTTTAG
- the OGA gene encoding protein O-GlcNAcase isoform X2, producing MFWREMYSVEEAEQLMTLISAAQEYEIEFIYAISPGLDITFSNPKEVSTLKRKLDQVSQFGCRSFALLFDDIDHNMCAADKEVFSSFAHAQVSITNEIYQYLGEPETFLFCPTEYCGTFCYPNVSQSPYLRTVGEKLLPGIDVLWTGPKVVSKDIPVESIEEVSKIIKRAPVIWDNIHANDYDQKRLFLGPYKGRSTELIPRLKGVLTNPNCEFEANYVAIHTLATWYKSNMNGVRKDVVMTDSEDSTVSIQIKLENEGSDEDIETDVLYSPQMALKLALSEWLQEFGVPHQYSSRQVAHSGAKASVVDGAPLVATPSLSAATVVTTVYQEPIMSQGTTLSNEPPPLIKEEEKKQLDEEPMDMVVEKQEETDKNDNQILTEIVEAKMSEELKPMDTDKESIAESKSPEMSMQEDCISDVAPMQTDEQTNKEQFVPGPNEKPLYTAEPVTLEDLQLLADLFYLPYEHGPKGAQMLREFQWLRANSSVVSVNCKGKDSEKIEEWRSRAAKFEEMCALVMGMFTRLSNCANRTILYDMYSYVWDIKSIMSMVKSFVQWLGCRSQSSAQFLIGDQEPWAFRGGLAGEFQRLLPIDGANDLFFQPPPLTPTSKVYTIRPYFPKDEASVYKICREMYDDGVGLPFQSQPDLIGDKLVGGLLSLSLDYCFVLEDEDGICGYALGTVDVTPFIKKCKISWIPFMQEKYTKPNGDKELSEAEKIMLSFHEEQEVLPETFLANFPSLIKMDIHKKVTDPSVAKSMMACLLSSLKANGSRGAFCEVRPDDKRILEFYSKLGCFEIAKMEGFPKDVVILGRSL from the exons ATGTTTTGGAGAGAGATGTATTCAGTGGAAGAAGCTG agcaactTATGACACTTATTTCTGCTGCACAAGAATATGAGATAGAGTTCATCTATGCCATCTCTCCTGGACTGGATATCACCTTTTCTAATCCTAAAGAAGTGTCcacattaaaaaggaaattggatCAG GTTTCCCAATTTGGTTGCAGATCTTTTGCCTTGCTTTTTGATGATATTGATCACAACATGTGTGCAGCAGATAAAGAAGTGTTCAGCTCCTTTGCTCATGCCCAGGTTTCTATAACAAATGAAATTTATCAATATTTAGGAGAGCCAGAAACCTTTCTTTTCTGCCCCACAG AATACTGTGGAACTTTTTGCTATCCAAATGTTTCTCAATCTCCTTATTTAAGGACTGTGGGTGAAAAGCTGTTACCTGGTATTGATGTGTTATGGACAG GTCCGAAAGTTGTTTCTAAAGACATTCCAGTAGAATCCATTGAAGAGGTTTCCAAGATTATTAAAAGAGCTCCGGTTATTTGGGATAACATTCATGCTAATGATTATGACCAGAAGAGACTATTTCTTGGACCATACAAAGGGCGATCGACAGAGCTCATCCCACGActaaaaggagtcctgactaatCCAAACTGTGAATTTGAAGCTAATTATGTTGCCATTCATACTCTGGCCACTTGGTACAAATCAAATATGAATGGAGTGAGGAAAGATGTGGTAATGA CTGATAGTGAAGACAGTACAGTATCTATTCagataaaattggaaaatgaaggcaGTGATGAAGATATTGAAACAGATGTACTATATAGTCCTCAGATGGCCTTAAAGTTGGCTTTATCAGAATGGCTGCAAGAATTTGGTGTACCTCATCAATATAGCA GTAGACAAGTGGCACACAGTGGAGCAAAAGCAAGTGTAGTTGATGGGGCCCCTCTGGTGGCAACACCTTCTCTGAGTGCTGCCACAGTAGTGACAACTGTTTACCAGGAGCCCATCATGAGCCAAGGGACAACTCTGAGCAATGAGCCTCCACCCCTcatcaaggaagaagaaaagaaacagctTGATGAGGAACCCATGGATATGGTGGTAGAGAAACAAGAGGAAACAGACAAGAATGATAATCAGATACTAACTGAAATTGTTGAAGCTAAAATGTCAGAAGAGTTGAAACCAATGGATACTGATAAAGAAAGCATAGCTGAATCAAAGTCCCCAGAGATGTCAATGCAGGAAGATTGCATTAGTGATGTTGCCCCAATGCAAACTGATGAGCAGACAAACAAGGAGCAATTTGTACCAGGTCCAAATGAGAAACCTTTGTATACAGCAGAACCAGTAACTTTGGAGGATTTACAGTTACTTGCTGATCTTTTCTATCTTCCATATGAGCATGGTCCCAAAGGGGCACAGATGTTAAGAGAATTCCAATGGCTTCGAGCAAACAGCAGTGTTGTCAGTGTTAATTGCAAAGGAAAAGACTCAGAAAAg ATTGAAGAATGGAGATCTCGAGCAGCCAAGTTTGAAGAGATGTGCGCACTGGTGATGGGGATGTTCACACGGCTCTCCAATTGTGCCAACAGGACAATCCTTTATGACATGTACTCCTATGTTTGGGATATCAAGAGTATAATGTCTATGGTGAAGTCTTTTGTGCAATGGTTAG GGTGTCGTAGTCAATCTTCAGCACAGTTCTTAATTGGAGACCAAGAACCCTGGGCCTTTAGAGGTGGTCTAGCAGGAGAGTTCCAG CGATTGTTGCCAATTGATGGGGCAAATGACCTCTTTTTTCAACCACCTCCACTGACTCCTACCTCCAAAGTTTATACTATCAGGCCATACTTTCCTAAAGATGAG GCATCTGTATACAAGATTTGCAGAGAAATGTATGACGATGGAGTTGGTTTACCTTTTCAAAGTCAGCCAGACCTTATTGGAGACAA GTTAGTAGGAGGCCTGCTTTCACTCAGTTTAGATTACTGTTTTGTGCTAGAAGATGAAGATGGCATTTGTGGCTATGCTCTGGGCACTGTGGATGTAACCCCattcattaaaaaatgtaaaatttcctGGATTCCTTTCATGCAAGAAAAGTACACTAAGCCAAATGGTGACAAAGAGCTTTCTGAGGCTGAG AAAATAATGTTGAGTTTCCATGAAGAGCAGGAAGTATTGCCAGAAACTTTCCTTGCCAACTTCCCATCTTTGATAAAGATGGACATTCATAAAAAAGTAACTGATCCAAGTGTGGCCAAAAGCATGATGGCATGCTTGCTGTCTTCTCTCAAAGCTAATG gctccCGTGGGGCTTTCTGTGAAGTAAGACCAGATGATAAGAGGATCCTGGAATTCTACAGCAAGTTAGGTTGTTTTGAAATAGCAAAAATGGAGGGATTTCCAAAGGATGTGGTTATCCTTGGCAGGAGCCTGTGA
- the OGA gene encoding protein O-GlcNAcase isoform X1 has product MNVQTCLIIMSIYTYANNSLNILFPLFPLRLQKWELNTYLYAPKDDYKHRMFWREMYSVEEAEQLMTLISAAQEYEIEFIYAISPGLDITFSNPKEVSTLKRKLDQVSQFGCRSFALLFDDIDHNMCAADKEVFSSFAHAQVSITNEIYQYLGEPETFLFCPTEYCGTFCYPNVSQSPYLRTVGEKLLPGIDVLWTGPKVVSKDIPVESIEEVSKIIKRAPVIWDNIHANDYDQKRLFLGPYKGRSTELIPRLKGVLTNPNCEFEANYVAIHTLATWYKSNMNGVRKDVVMTDSEDSTVSIQIKLENEGSDEDIETDVLYSPQMALKLALSEWLQEFGVPHQYSSYMSDFSGRQVAHSGAKASVVDGAPLVATPSLSAATVVTTVYQEPIMSQGTTLSNEPPPLIKEEEKKQLDEEPMDMVVEKQEETDKNDNQILTEIVEAKMSEELKPMDTDKESIAESKSPEMSMQEDCISDVAPMQTDEQTNKEQFVPGPNEKPLYTAEPVTLEDLQLLADLFYLPYEHGPKGAQMLREFQWLRANSSVVSVNCKGKDSEKIEEWRSRAAKFEEMCALVMGMFTRLSNCANRTILYDMYSYVWDIKSIMSMVKSFVQWLGCRSQSSAQFLIGDQEPWAFRGGLAGEFQRLLPIDGANDLFFQPPPLTPTSKVYTIRPYFPKDEASVYKICREMYDDGVGLPFQSQPDLIGDKLVGGLLSLSLDYCFVLEDEDGICGYALGTVDVTPFIKKCKISWIPFMQEKYTKPNGDKELSEAEKIMLSFHEEQEVLPETFLANFPSLIKMDIHKKVTDPSVAKSMMACLLSSLKANGSRGAFCEVRPDDKRILEFYSKLGCFEIAKMEGFPKDVVILGRSL; this is encoded by the exons ATGAATGTTCAAACATGTTTAATTATAATGTCAATCTATACATATGCAAAcaactctttaaatattttattcccccttttccctttaaGGCTACAGAAGTGGGaattaaatacatatttgtatgcACCAAAAGATGACTACAAGCACAGGATGTTTTGGAGAGAGATGTATTCAGTGGAAGAAGCTG agcaactTATGACACTTATTTCTGCTGCACAAGAATATGAGATAGAGTTCATCTATGCCATCTCTCCTGGACTGGATATCACCTTTTCTAATCCTAAAGAAGTGTCcacattaaaaaggaaattggatCAG GTTTCCCAATTTGGTTGCAGATCTTTTGCCTTGCTTTTTGATGATATTGATCACAACATGTGTGCAGCAGATAAAGAAGTGTTCAGCTCCTTTGCTCATGCCCAGGTTTCTATAACAAATGAAATTTATCAATATTTAGGAGAGCCAGAAACCTTTCTTTTCTGCCCCACAG AATACTGTGGAACTTTTTGCTATCCAAATGTTTCTCAATCTCCTTATTTAAGGACTGTGGGTGAAAAGCTGTTACCTGGTATTGATGTGTTATGGACAG GTCCGAAAGTTGTTTCTAAAGACATTCCAGTAGAATCCATTGAAGAGGTTTCCAAGATTATTAAAAGAGCTCCGGTTATTTGGGATAACATTCATGCTAATGATTATGACCAGAAGAGACTATTTCTTGGACCATACAAAGGGCGATCGACAGAGCTCATCCCACGActaaaaggagtcctgactaatCCAAACTGTGAATTTGAAGCTAATTATGTTGCCATTCATACTCTGGCCACTTGGTACAAATCAAATATGAATGGAGTGAGGAAAGATGTGGTAATGA CTGATAGTGAAGACAGTACAGTATCTATTCagataaaattggaaaatgaaggcaGTGATGAAGATATTGAAACAGATGTACTATATAGTCCTCAGATGGCCTTAAAGTTGGCTTTATCAGAATGGCTGCAAGAATTTGGTGTACCTCATCAATATAGCA GTTATATGTCTGACTTTTCAGGTAGACAAGTGGCACACAGTGGAGCAAAAGCAAGTGTAGTTGATGGGGCCCCTCTGGTGGCAACACCTTCTCTGAGTGCTGCCACAGTAGTGACAACTGTTTACCAGGAGCCCATCATGAGCCAAGGGACAACTCTGAGCAATGAGCCTCCACCCCTcatcaaggaagaagaaaagaaacagctTGATGAGGAACCCATGGATATGGTGGTAGAGAAACAAGAGGAAACAGACAAGAATGATAATCAGATACTAACTGAAATTGTTGAAGCTAAAATGTCAGAAGAGTTGAAACCAATGGATACTGATAAAGAAAGCATAGCTGAATCAAAGTCCCCAGAGATGTCAATGCAGGAAGATTGCATTAGTGATGTTGCCCCAATGCAAACTGATGAGCAGACAAACAAGGAGCAATTTGTACCAGGTCCAAATGAGAAACCTTTGTATACAGCAGAACCAGTAACTTTGGAGGATTTACAGTTACTTGCTGATCTTTTCTATCTTCCATATGAGCATGGTCCCAAAGGGGCACAGATGTTAAGAGAATTCCAATGGCTTCGAGCAAACAGCAGTGTTGTCAGTGTTAATTGCAAAGGAAAAGACTCAGAAAAg ATTGAAGAATGGAGATCTCGAGCAGCCAAGTTTGAAGAGATGTGCGCACTGGTGATGGGGATGTTCACACGGCTCTCCAATTGTGCCAACAGGACAATCCTTTATGACATGTACTCCTATGTTTGGGATATCAAGAGTATAATGTCTATGGTGAAGTCTTTTGTGCAATGGTTAG GGTGTCGTAGTCAATCTTCAGCACAGTTCTTAATTGGAGACCAAGAACCCTGGGCCTTTAGAGGTGGTCTAGCAGGAGAGTTCCAG CGATTGTTGCCAATTGATGGGGCAAATGACCTCTTTTTTCAACCACCTCCACTGACTCCTACCTCCAAAGTTTATACTATCAGGCCATACTTTCCTAAAGATGAG GCATCTGTATACAAGATTTGCAGAGAAATGTATGACGATGGAGTTGGTTTACCTTTTCAAAGTCAGCCAGACCTTATTGGAGACAA GTTAGTAGGAGGCCTGCTTTCACTCAGTTTAGATTACTGTTTTGTGCTAGAAGATGAAGATGGCATTTGTGGCTATGCTCTGGGCACTGTGGATGTAACCCCattcattaaaaaatgtaaaatttcctGGATTCCTTTCATGCAAGAAAAGTACACTAAGCCAAATGGTGACAAAGAGCTTTCTGAGGCTGAG AAAATAATGTTGAGTTTCCATGAAGAGCAGGAAGTATTGCCAGAAACTTTCCTTGCCAACTTCCCATCTTTGATAAAGATGGACATTCATAAAAAAGTAACTGATCCAAGTGTGGCCAAAAGCATGATGGCATGCTTGCTGTCTTCTCTCAAAGCTAATG gctccCGTGGGGCTTTCTGTGAAGTAAGACCAGATGATAAGAGGATCCTGGAATTCTACAGCAAGTTAGGTTGTTTTGAAATAGCAAAAATGGAGGGATTTCCAAAGGATGTGGTTATCCTTGGCAGGAGCCTGTGA
- the OGA gene encoding protein O-GlcNAcase isoform X3: MVQKDSQAALEERESELTPNPATAAATAGGPLEPAAAPSPGEGSQAGAGGGTAASSAASGGARRFLCGVVEGFYGRPWVMEQRKELFQRLQKWELNTYLYAPKDDYKHRMFWREMYSVEEAEQLMTLISAAQEYEIEFIYAISPGLDITFSNPKEVSTLKRKLDQVSQFGCRSFALLFDDIDHNMCAADKEVFSSFAHAQVSITNEIYQYLGEPETFLFCPTEYCGTFCYPNVSQSPYLRTVGEKLLPGIDVLWTGPKVVSKDIPVESIEEVSKIIKRAPVIWDNIHANDYDQKRLFLGPYKGRSTELIPRLKGVLTNPNCEFEANYVAIHTLATWYKSNMNGVRKDVVMTDSEDSTVSIQIKLENEGSDEDIETDVLYSPQMALKLALSEWLQEFGVPHQYSSRQVAHSGAKASVVDGAPLVATPSLSAATVVTTVYQEPIMSQGTTLSNEPPPLIKEEEKKQLDEEPMDMVVEKQEETDKNDNQILTEIVEAKMSEELKPMDTDKESIAESKSPEMSMQEDCISDVAPMQTDEQTNKEQFVPGPNEKPLYTAEPVTLEDLQLLADLFYLPYEHGPKGAQMLREFQWLRANSSVVSVNCKGKDSEKIEEWRSRAAKFEEMCALVMGMFTRLSNCANRTILYDMYSYVWDIKSIMSMVKSFVQWLGCRSQSSAQFLIGDQEPWAFRGGLAGEFQRLLPIDGANDLFFQPPPLTPTSKVYTIRPYFPKDEASVYKICREMYDDGVGLPFQSQPDLIGDKLVGGLLSLSLDYCFVLEDEDGICGYALGTVDVTPFIKKCKISWIPFMQEKYTKPNGDKELSEAEKIMLSFHEEQEVLPETFLANFPSLIKMDIHKKVTDPSVAKSMMACLLSSLKANGSRGAFCEVRPDDKRILEFYSKLGCFEIAKMEGFPKDVVILGRSL; encoded by the exons GATTTTATGGAAGACCTTGGGTTATGGAACAGAGAAAGGAACTCTTTCA aaGGCTACAGAAGTGGGaattaaatacatatttgtatgcACCAAAAGATGACTACAAGCACAGGATGTTTTGGAGAGAGATGTATTCAGTGGAAGAAGCTG agcaactTATGACACTTATTTCTGCTGCACAAGAATATGAGATAGAGTTCATCTATGCCATCTCTCCTGGACTGGATATCACCTTTTCTAATCCTAAAGAAGTGTCcacattaaaaaggaaattggatCAG GTTTCCCAATTTGGTTGCAGATCTTTTGCCTTGCTTTTTGATGATATTGATCACAACATGTGTGCAGCAGATAAAGAAGTGTTCAGCTCCTTTGCTCATGCCCAGGTTTCTATAACAAATGAAATTTATCAATATTTAGGAGAGCCAGAAACCTTTCTTTTCTGCCCCACAG AATACTGTGGAACTTTTTGCTATCCAAATGTTTCTCAATCTCCTTATTTAAGGACTGTGGGTGAAAAGCTGTTACCTGGTATTGATGTGTTATGGACAG GTCCGAAAGTTGTTTCTAAAGACATTCCAGTAGAATCCATTGAAGAGGTTTCCAAGATTATTAAAAGAGCTCCGGTTATTTGGGATAACATTCATGCTAATGATTATGACCAGAAGAGACTATTTCTTGGACCATACAAAGGGCGATCGACAGAGCTCATCCCACGActaaaaggagtcctgactaatCCAAACTGTGAATTTGAAGCTAATTATGTTGCCATTCATACTCTGGCCACTTGGTACAAATCAAATATGAATGGAGTGAGGAAAGATGTGGTAATGA CTGATAGTGAAGACAGTACAGTATCTATTCagataaaattggaaaatgaaggcaGTGATGAAGATATTGAAACAGATGTACTATATAGTCCTCAGATGGCCTTAAAGTTGGCTTTATCAGAATGGCTGCAAGAATTTGGTGTACCTCATCAATATAGCA GTAGACAAGTGGCACACAGTGGAGCAAAAGCAAGTGTAGTTGATGGGGCCCCTCTGGTGGCAACACCTTCTCTGAGTGCTGCCACAGTAGTGACAACTGTTTACCAGGAGCCCATCATGAGCCAAGGGACAACTCTGAGCAATGAGCCTCCACCCCTcatcaaggaagaagaaaagaaacagctTGATGAGGAACCCATGGATATGGTGGTAGAGAAACAAGAGGAAACAGACAAGAATGATAATCAGATACTAACTGAAATTGTTGAAGCTAAAATGTCAGAAGAGTTGAAACCAATGGATACTGATAAAGAAAGCATAGCTGAATCAAAGTCCCCAGAGATGTCAATGCAGGAAGATTGCATTAGTGATGTTGCCCCAATGCAAACTGATGAGCAGACAAACAAGGAGCAATTTGTACCAGGTCCAAATGAGAAACCTTTGTATACAGCAGAACCAGTAACTTTGGAGGATTTACAGTTACTTGCTGATCTTTTCTATCTTCCATATGAGCATGGTCCCAAAGGGGCACAGATGTTAAGAGAATTCCAATGGCTTCGAGCAAACAGCAGTGTTGTCAGTGTTAATTGCAAAGGAAAAGACTCAGAAAAg ATTGAAGAATGGAGATCTCGAGCAGCCAAGTTTGAAGAGATGTGCGCACTGGTGATGGGGATGTTCACACGGCTCTCCAATTGTGCCAACAGGACAATCCTTTATGACATGTACTCCTATGTTTGGGATATCAAGAGTATAATGTCTATGGTGAAGTCTTTTGTGCAATGGTTAG GGTGTCGTAGTCAATCTTCAGCACAGTTCTTAATTGGAGACCAAGAACCCTGGGCCTTTAGAGGTGGTCTAGCAGGAGAGTTCCAG CGATTGTTGCCAATTGATGGGGCAAATGACCTCTTTTTTCAACCACCTCCACTGACTCCTACCTCCAAAGTTTATACTATCAGGCCATACTTTCCTAAAGATGAG GCATCTGTATACAAGATTTGCAGAGAAATGTATGACGATGGAGTTGGTTTACCTTTTCAAAGTCAGCCAGACCTTATTGGAGACAA GTTAGTAGGAGGCCTGCTTTCACTCAGTTTAGATTACTGTTTTGTGCTAGAAGATGAAGATGGCATTTGTGGCTATGCTCTGGGCACTGTGGATGTAACCCCattcattaaaaaatgtaaaatttcctGGATTCCTTTCATGCAAGAAAAGTACACTAAGCCAAATGGTGACAAAGAGCTTTCTGAGGCTGAG AAAATAATGTTGAGTTTCCATGAAGAGCAGGAAGTATTGCCAGAAACTTTCCTTGCCAACTTCCCATCTTTGATAAAGATGGACATTCATAAAAAAGTAACTGATCCAAGTGTGGCCAAAAGCATGATGGCATGCTTGCTGTCTTCTCTCAAAGCTAATG gctccCGTGGGGCTTTCTGTGAAGTAAGACCAGATGATAAGAGGATCCTGGAATTCTACAGCAAGTTAGGTTGTTTTGAAATAGCAAAAATGGAGGGATTTCCAAAGGATGTGGTTATCCTTGGCAGGAGCCTGTGA